From the Acidimicrobiales bacterium genome, one window contains:
- a CDS encoding GGDEF domain-containing protein → MPERVRERRGHPLLAALVEDLAAGRSGPAFINAALERLVAYWQLASAVAVVEDQKLGVQCFAAARRHGDAEPARLRSLHRRPGVYTDPALPDHADVVDSIFHLCTVAWRIDRLHYLSTHDALTGLYNRRGFDEQLGLAVNRSARYGWPFTFVLIDLNRFKDINDRLGHPVGDAVLRSVGERLRRSLRAGDVAGRIGGDEFGLLLPAYDAGHLDSVLDRLRVGGDVPAAPHVELSVGTASCPDEAAQVDALYALADQRLYARKGRAVFHPPA, encoded by the coding sequence GTGCCCGAACGGGTGAGGGAGCGCCGGGGCCATCCCCTGCTCGCCGCGCTCGTCGAGGACCTCGCCGCCGGACGGTCGGGGCCGGCCTTCATCAACGCCGCGCTCGAGCGCCTCGTCGCCTACTGGCAGCTGGCCTCCGCGGTCGCCGTCGTCGAGGACCAGAAGCTCGGCGTGCAGTGCTTCGCCGCCGCCCGCCGCCACGGCGACGCCGAGCCCGCCCGCCTCCGGTCCCTGCACCGCCGGCCCGGCGTGTACACCGACCCGGCCCTGCCCGACCACGCCGACGTCGTCGACTCGATCTTCCACCTCTGCACGGTCGCCTGGCGGATCGACCGCCTCCACTACCTGTCGACCCACGACGCGCTGACCGGCCTCTACAACCGGCGGGGGTTCGACGAGCAGCTCGGCCTCGCCGTCAACCGCAGCGCCCGCTACGGCTGGCCGTTCACGTTCGTGCTCATCGACCTCAACCGGTTCAAGGACATCAACGACCGGCTCGGCCACCCCGTGGGCGACGCCGTGCTGCGGTCGGTCGGCGAGCGCCTCCGCCGGAGCCTGCGGGCCGGCGACGTGGCCGGCCGGATCGGCGGCGACGAGTTCGGCCTGCTCCTGCCGGCCTACGACGCCGGCCACCTCGACAGCGTCCTCGACCGGCTCCGGGTCGGCGGCGACGTGCCCGCCGCGCCCCACGTCGAGCTGTCCGTCGGGACGGCGAGCTGCCCGGACGAGGCGGCCCAGGTCGACGCCCTCTACGCGCTCGCCGACCAGCGCCTCTACGCCCGCAAGGGCCGGGCCGTCTTCCACCCGCCGGCCTGA
- the lepA gene encoding translation elongation factor 4 has product MPDLDIRRLRCLSVIAHVDHGKTTLTDRMLELCGAVDPRDMRAQYLDSMELERERGITIKLQSVRLDWRDHVLNLIDTPGHVDFGYEVSRSLAACEGVILLVDAAQGIEAQTLANCYLALEHDLEIVAALNKIDLPAAEPDRYAEEIERVLGIPADSILRVSGKTGDGVRELLDAVVDRIPAPVGDADAPLQALIFDSHFDQYRGVVSSVRVKNGVLRTGARLRFMQAGAVHDADEVGVRLPVPTPVPELGPGEVGYLIAGIKDVAEARSGETVTEANRPASGPLEGYRDPKPMVFCGLYPVEGDDFADLREALEKMRLDDASITYEPETSGALGFGFRCGFLGLLHMEVVRERLEREFDLSLIATAPSVAYRVLTTSDDVVEVDNPSDMPPVPEIEAIEEPWLNVTILLPSEYTGTVMDLCQQRRGDMAKLEYLSPERVELVYRIPLAEVVVDFFDQLKSRTQGYASLDYEPAGYERSNLVKVDILLNGVPVDAFSTIVHRDKSAEYGRRMTAKLRELIPRQLFDVPIQAAIGGRIIARETVKAKRKDVLAKCYGGDITRKRKLLERQKEGKRRMKSIGRVEVPQEAFISALRLEE; this is encoded by the coding sequence GTGCCCGACCTCGACATCCGCCGCCTGCGCTGCCTCTCGGTCATCGCCCACGTCGACCACGGCAAGACGACGCTGACCGACCGCATGCTCGAGCTCTGCGGCGCGGTCGACCCCAGGGACATGCGGGCCCAGTACCTCGACTCGATGGAGCTCGAGCGGGAGCGGGGCATCACGATCAAGCTCCAGAGCGTCCGCCTCGACTGGCGCGACCACGTGCTCAACCTCATCGACACGCCCGGCCACGTCGACTTCGGCTACGAGGTGAGCCGCTCGCTCGCCGCCTGCGAGGGCGTCATCCTGCTCGTCGACGCCGCGCAGGGGATCGAGGCCCAGACCCTCGCCAACTGCTACCTGGCGCTCGAGCACGACCTCGAGATCGTCGCCGCGCTGAACAAGATCGACCTGCCGGCGGCCGAGCCCGACCGCTACGCGGAGGAGATCGAGCGGGTGCTCGGCATCCCCGCGGACAGCATCCTCCGGGTCAGCGGCAAGACCGGGGACGGCGTGCGCGAGCTGCTCGACGCCGTGGTCGACCGCATCCCGGCCCCCGTCGGCGACGCCGACGCGCCGCTCCAGGCGCTGATCTTCGACTCCCACTTCGACCAGTACCGCGGGGTCGTCAGCTCGGTGCGGGTGAAGAACGGCGTCCTCCGCACCGGCGCCCGGCTGCGGTTCATGCAGGCCGGCGCCGTCCACGACGCGGACGAGGTCGGCGTCCGGCTGCCCGTGCCGACCCCCGTGCCCGAGCTCGGGCCTGGCGAGGTCGGCTACCTGATCGCCGGCATCAAGGACGTCGCCGAGGCCCGCTCGGGCGAGACCGTCACCGAGGCCAACCGCCCGGCCAGCGGCCCGCTGGAGGGCTACCGGGACCCGAAGCCGATGGTGTTCTGCGGCCTCTACCCGGTCGAGGGCGACGACTTCGCCGACCTGCGGGAGGCGCTCGAGAAGATGCGCCTCGACGACGCCAGCATCACCTACGAGCCGGAGACGTCGGGCGCGCTCGGCTTCGGGTTCCGCTGCGGGTTCCTCGGCCTGCTGCACATGGAGGTCGTGCGGGAGCGCCTGGAGCGGGAGTTCGACCTGTCGCTGATCGCCACGGCGCCGTCGGTCGCCTACCGGGTGCTGACCACGTCGGACGACGTCGTCGAGGTCGACAACCCGAGCGACATGCCGCCGGTGCCGGAGATCGAGGCCATCGAGGAGCCGTGGCTGAACGTCACGATCCTGCTGCCGTCGGAGTACACGGGCACCGTGATGGACCTGTGCCAGCAGCGCCGGGGGGACATGGCCAAGCTCGAGTACCTGTCGCCCGAGCGGGTCGAGCTCGTGTACCGGATCCCGCTGGCCGAGGTCGTCGTCGACTTCTTCGACCAGCTGAAGAGCCGCACGCAGGGCTACGCCAGCCTCGACTACGAGCCGGCCGGCTACGAGCGCTCGAACCTCGTGAAGGTCGACATCCTGCTGAACGGCGTGCCGGTCGACGCGTTCAGCACGATCGTCCACCGCGACAAGTCGGCGGAGTACGGGCGCCGGATGACCGCCAAGCTGCGCGAGCTGATCCCCCGCCAGCTGTTCGACGTGCCCATCCAGGCCGCCATCGGCGGGCGCATCATCGCCAGGGAGACGGTCAAGGCCAAGCGCAAGGACGTGCTGGCCAAGTGCTACGGCGGCGACATCACCCGCAAGCGCAAGCTCCTCGAGCGCCAGAAGGAGGGGAAGCGGCGGATGAAGAGCATCGGCCGCGTCGAGGTCCCCCAGGAGGCGTTCATCTCCGCCCTCCGCCTGGAGGAGTAG
- a CDS encoding GNAT family N-acetyltransferase, with product MPEHEDPSAGEVEVHPLTPERWADLEELFGRRGAVAGCWCMFWRAPSAQITVANSETNRAALRALVDEGRSTGLLAYRNGQVAGWCSVAPRADYGRLQRSKKLGPVDDVPVWSIPCFYIHRSHRRSGVAAALLDAAVEHARANGAVAVEGYPVDPAGGRAPTSSAYVGVLPMFEAAGFREIARRDDRPIVRRTLA from the coding sequence ATGCCGGAGCACGAGGACCCCAGCGCCGGGGAGGTCGAGGTCCACCCGCTCACCCCCGAGCGCTGGGCCGACCTCGAGGAGCTGTTCGGCCGGCGGGGCGCGGTGGCCGGCTGCTGGTGCATGTTCTGGCGGGCCCCGAGCGCGCAGATCACCGTCGCCAACAGCGAGACGAACCGGGCCGCGCTGCGGGCGCTCGTCGACGAGGGGCGGTCGACGGGGTTGCTCGCCTACCGCAACGGCCAGGTGGCGGGGTGGTGCTCGGTGGCGCCCCGGGCCGACTACGGCCGGCTCCAGCGGTCGAAGAAGCTGGGCCCGGTGGACGACGTGCCGGTGTGGTCGATCCCGTGCTTCTACATCCACCGCTCGCACCGGCGGTCGGGGGTGGCCGCCGCCCTGCTGGACGCGGCCGTCGAGCACGCCCGGGCGAACGGCGCGGTCGCCGTCGAGGGCTACCCGGTCGACCCGGCGGGCGGCCGGGCGCCGACCTCGTCGGCCTACGTCGGCGTCCTCCCGATGTTCGAGGCCGCCGGCTTCCGCGAGATCGCCCGCCGCGACGACCGCCCGATCGTCCGCCGCACGCTCGCCTGA
- the rpsT gene encoding 30S ribosomal protein S20 — translation MANIRSQIKRNRQNEKRRLRNKAVRSEVKTRVKRAVTAVETGADDAAEATRLAVKRIDKAAAKGVIHKNAAARRKSRLMKRIAAAQAAAGGS, via the coding sequence GTGGCGAACATCCGCAGCCAGATCAAGCGCAACCGTCAGAACGAGAAGCGCCGTCTCCGCAACAAGGCCGTGCGCTCCGAGGTGAAGACGCGGGTCAAGCGGGCCGTCACCGCCGTCGAGACCGGCGCGGACGACGCCGCCGAGGCCACCCGCCTCGCCGTGAAGCGCATCGACAAGGCCGCCGCGAAGGGCGTGATCCACAAGAACGCGGCCGCCCGCCGCAAGAGCCGCCTCATGAAGCGCATCGCCGCCGCGCAGGCCGCGGCCGGCGGGTCCTGA
- a CDS encoding DUF4395 domain-containing protein — translation MSARSVLRFPNPVNELAARVVAAGVVVQCAAFLATRQGWLLVPLSYGFLARVAAGPRFSPLALLATRVVAPRLVTPPRLVPGPPKRFAQGIGATLSTAALLLHAAGSTTAAAVLVAGIAVAATLESALAYCIGCQLFALLMRVGVIPASVCEACADIRLAPTR, via the coding sequence GTGAGCGCCCGGTCAGTGCTTCGGTTCCCCAACCCCGTCAACGAGCTGGCCGCCCGGGTGGTGGCCGCCGGGGTGGTCGTCCAGTGCGCGGCCTTCCTCGCCACCCGGCAGGGGTGGCTGCTGGTGCCGCTCTCGTACGGCTTCCTCGCCCGGGTGGCGGCCGGTCCCCGCTTCAGCCCGCTCGCGCTGCTCGCCACCCGCGTCGTCGCCCCCCGCCTCGTCACACCGCCCCGGCTCGTGCCCGGCCCGCCCAAGCGGTTCGCGCAGGGTATCGGTGCGACGCTCTCGACGGCCGCCCTCCTGCTGCACGCGGCCGGGTCGACCACGGCGGCCGCCGTCCTGGTCGCCGGCATCGCGGTGGCGGCGACGCTCGAGTCCGCCCTCGCGTACTGCATCGGCTGCCAGCTGTTCGCGCTGCTCATGCGGGTCGGGGTGATCCCGGCGTCGGTGTGCGAGGCGTGCGCCGACATCCGACTGGCACCCACCCGCTGA
- the holA gene encoding DNA polymerase III subunit delta, translating into MASAGGTPPSHAVACPPMTADAPPVSLVRGDDAVLVGAGLQRVVDRLVGDADRSLVVEELAGEDYELAAVVNAARTPPFLTDRRVVVARDVHRFSAEQLAPVVEYLADPLPTTALVLVWSSGRVPKALLDAVKAAGGANVDTGAPTGKARQGWLEERFERSGVRLDSAARRLVVERLGEDVGRLDNLLRTLASIHGGSVRVGPAEVEPYLGEAGGVPPWELTDAIDKGDAPAALDRLRRMMVGGERHPLQILATLHGHYRRLLLLDGVEVRDERAAAEVLGLRGSTFPARKALSQVRRLGHEGVVQAYRLLARADLDVRGATDVPDDVVLEVLVARLSRLAARRV; encoded by the coding sequence ATGGCGTCGGCGGGCGGCACCCCGCCGTCGCACGCCGTCGCCTGCCCGCCGATGACGGCCGACGCGCCGCCGGTCTCGCTCGTCCGCGGCGACGACGCGGTGCTCGTCGGGGCCGGGCTCCAGCGGGTCGTCGACCGGCTGGTGGGCGACGCCGACCGGAGCCTGGTCGTCGAAGAGCTGGCCGGCGAGGACTACGAGCTGGCGGCGGTCGTCAACGCGGCGCGCACCCCGCCGTTCCTGACCGACCGGCGGGTGGTCGTCGCCCGCGACGTGCACCGCTTCAGCGCCGAGCAGCTGGCGCCGGTCGTCGAGTACCTGGCCGACCCGCTGCCGACGACCGCGCTCGTGCTCGTGTGGTCGTCGGGCCGGGTGCCGAAGGCGTTGCTCGACGCCGTGAAGGCGGCCGGCGGCGCCAACGTCGACACCGGCGCGCCGACCGGCAAGGCGCGCCAGGGTTGGCTTGAGGAGCGGTTCGAGCGGAGCGGGGTCCGCCTCGACTCGGCGGCGCGCCGGCTCGTCGTCGAGCGGTTGGGAGAGGACGTCGGCCGCCTCGACAACCTGCTGCGGACGCTCGCCTCCATCCACGGGGGCTCGGTGCGGGTCGGCCCGGCCGAGGTCGAGCCGTACCTCGGCGAGGCCGGCGGCGTCCCGCCGTGGGAGCTGACCGACGCCATCGACAAGGGCGACGCGCCGGCCGCGCTCGACCGCCTGCGCCGGATGATGGTCGGCGGCGAACGGCACCCGCTCCAGATCCTCGCCACCCTCCACGGGCACTACCGGCGCCTGCTGCTGCTCGACGGGGTCGAGGTGCGGGACGAGCGGGCCGCCGCCGAGGTGCTCGGCCTGCGGGGGTCGACGTTTCCGGCCCGCAAGGCGCTCTCCCAGGTGCGCCGCCTCGGGCACGAGGGCGTCGTCCAGGCCTACCGGCTGCTGGCGAGGGCGGACCTCGACGTCCGGGGGGCGACCGACGTGCCCGACGACGTCGTCCTCGAGGTGCTGGTCGCCCGGCTCAGCCGGCTCGCCGCCCGGCGGGTCTGA
- the folP gene encoding dihydropteroate synthase, translated as MGILNRTPDSFSDAGAYWDFDAFLRRADELVAQGADLLDVGGVKAGPGPEVTEQEELERVVPAIEALAARFDVPLSVDTWRASVAKAAFAAGAVVGNDISGFVDPEYLPVCAAAGATVVATHIRLAPRVPDPNPVYDDVVEAVDAFLADRAARAEAAGVDRDRIVLDAGLDLGKTEAQSLLLLRRSDRLVALGYPVLLSASKKRFLGHLLDVPVGERQAATMAAHALGVALGCRILRAHDVRSAKRVADVIAAVLEVAP; from the coding sequence ATGGGGATCCTGAACCGGACGCCGGACTCGTTCTCCGACGCCGGCGCCTACTGGGACTTCGACGCCTTCCTGCGCCGGGCCGACGAGCTGGTGGCGCAGGGCGCGGACCTCCTCGACGTCGGCGGGGTCAAGGCCGGCCCGGGCCCCGAGGTGACCGAGCAGGAGGAGCTCGAGCGGGTCGTGCCCGCCATCGAGGCCCTCGCGGCCCGCTTCGACGTGCCGCTGTCGGTGGACACGTGGCGGGCGTCGGTGGCCAAGGCCGCGTTCGCAGCCGGCGCCGTCGTCGGCAACGACATCAGCGGCTTCGTCGACCCCGAGTACCTCCCGGTGTGCGCCGCCGCCGGTGCGACGGTCGTCGCCACCCACATCCGGCTCGCGCCGCGCGTCCCTGACCCGAACCCGGTCTACGACGACGTCGTCGAGGCGGTCGACGCGTTCCTCGCCGACCGGGCGGCCCGGGCCGAGGCGGCCGGCGTCGACCGCGACCGGATCGTCCTCGACGCCGGGCTGGACCTCGGCAAGACGGAGGCCCAGTCGCTGCTCCTGCTGCGCCGGTCGGACCGGCTCGTCGCCCTCGGGTACCCGGTCCTGCTCTCGGCGTCCAAGAAGCGCTTCCTCGGCCACCTCCTCGACGTCCCGGTCGGCGAGCGGCAGGCGGCGACGATGGCCGCGCACGCGCTCGGCGTTGCGCTCGGGTGCCGGATCCTGCGCGCCCACGACGTCCGCAGCGCGAAGCGGGTCGCCGACGTGATCGCCGCGGTGCTCGAGGTCGCGCCGTGA